ATTTTCTTTTTTCAAACAACTGTACAATGTCTGTTCAAAATTCACATTCGTGTCAACTAAATTGTGCAAAATTCATATATAGATTAAAAGTTATGTTATTGTTTATTGTTCTCCATACGTAATGTATTAAACATTTATTTGGCAGGACTTACTCCTCATCTTGGTGGAAGGTTATGGCAGCAGTATGTTGTTGATGCTTTTACTGCTGTTGAACAGTACAGGCTAGATTGGATTAGCAGAAACCAAACAACAATTAGATCTGACCTTTATTCTTCTGTTCGTGATGCACTCCGTAAAGGGGACAACGATCCAGATTATGTTGGGAAATGTATAATCCTGCCTGCATCATTTACCGGATCTCCAAGGTACATGTCCCAATACTTTAAGGACTCTTTAGCACTTTGTCGTGTTATTGGACATCCAACATTATTCTTAACAATGACATGTAACTCCAAGTGGCCTGAAATTAAAGAAATGATGAAGCACTTGCCCGGAGTTGACGTTTGCGATGCCCCTGATATTGTTACCAGGGTATTTAAGCTAAAGCTTGAACAACTTATTGAAATGATCAAGAAGAAAAATTATTTTGGCAGGTGTATAGGAAGTGAGTAAAATTTACGTACCTCATCTtaattataaatcatattttCGTTTACATTTGGTTGAATCATTGTTATTCCAAAACTGCAGCATTTACCATGTGTTTCCtaataattttatgatttattaatTTTCAGTAATGCATGTCATTGAGTTTCAGAAACGGGTTTACCACATTGCCACATGCTGATATGGTTGCATCCAGATGACAGACCAAAGAATACAGACCAGATTGATGCGTTGGTGTCCACTGAGATTCCTGACAAAAATAAAGATCCTGTGGGATATGCAGCTGTTAAGAACTATATGATACATGGACCATGCGGACAAGATTATACATATTCTCCGTGTATGGTGAAAGGGAAGTGCATGCGTCATTTTCCCAAGAGGTAGATCATTTATTTGCAGAGTAGATAAATTTcacatttaatttttttttattttttctcttaatttttatggtatttgaattattataaatataaattcatGTGACAAGTAATTAATTTAATTAGGTACAATGTGAATACGTGTTTTGACGACTGTGGATTTCCTGGTTATCGGCGACGCAGTACTGCTGCACGTATTAATGTGAAAGGAACGGATCTAGACAATCAATATGTCGTGCCATTTAATAGAGATTTATTAGTTATGTTCCAGTGCCATATAAATTTGGAGATATGCAACAACTCCAGGTCTTTGAAGTACTTATTTAAGTATTGTTTAAAAGGACATGATCATGCAACAATGATGCTTAAAAAAAGTAAGGCAACTGCTTCAGCTGGTACACGTACATTACGTAAATCTCTTGATGAGGTGCAACACTATCTTAGCGGAAGATATGTATGTGCTTCTGAAGCATCTTGGAGAATTTTTGGCTTTGACATCCATTCACGATGGCCTTCTGTTGACCGTTTGCCAGTGCACCTTCCAGATCAAAAATACGTTAGTTTCAAGACTGGAGAATCTTTGCATAAAGTTTGTGATCGTGCTACTACAAAGCATACTAAGTTGGAGGTTTGGTTtatagcaaacaaagaaataccCCGTGCCCGAGAATTTACATATTCGGAGTTCCCAAGCCAATTTACTTGGCTTCCCAGAGAATGCAAATGGAAAGAAAGACAAAGAGGTGATGTTGTGGGGAGACTATCAGAGGTACACGCAATTGCAGGGGACTTGCTGTATCTTCGAATGTTGCTAATGCGCAGGAAAGGCTGTTTGACATTTGAAGATATTCGAACTGTCAATGGTCATGTTTATGACAGTTTTAAAGAAACATGTGCAGCTCTTGGATTGCTCCAGGATGACCGCCAATGGCATGAGGCAATGGTAGAGAATTCTGAATCATCTTTTCCCAACCAATTACGTGAAATGTTTGTCAATATACTGGCCTATTGTTCTGTAACTGATCCACTTGCTTTATGGAATGAACATTGGAGATGTATGTCAGGTGATATTGAACATAATCGAAGACGGGTCATGCAAGACAACAACATACGTCTCTCTGAATTTGATATAAAAAATTATGCTCTTGCAGGTATGTAATAACTAAAAAAGTATATTCTTAGATTTCAAAAACTTACATTATATTATATCCGAGGTAGTGTTGTAGTACTTCAAATTGTGTCAAATTGATATgtcaaaaattacaaataatacCTTTTTAATGTATTTAGTTGTAGAATATATACAACTATCTATAAATTTAGTTGTAAGTAATGAAGTAGGATtctaattttaatttaaaatatatgCAGAAATAGAGAAGCTATTGAATGATGTAGGCAAAACTTTGAAAGATTACCCAACAATGCCATTCCCGCCCGATTTATTTAGATGTACGGACCAAAATCAACTTATTATTGAGGAAACATCATATAATAAGGCTGAGATGAAAGAGCAGCATGATATTAACTATGATAAACTGAACGTGGAGCAGAAGCAAGTTTATCATTCTATTCTTGATAGCATCGAGACTGAAAAGGGGGGTTTGTTTTTTGTTTATGGCTCGGGAGGTTGTGGCAAAACTTTTCATTGGCAAACTATATGTTGTCATTTGCGTTCTGAGAATAAAATAGTACTATCTGTAGCATCTTTCGGAATTTCCGCCACACTGCTACCTGGTGGAAGAACAGCGCATTCACGATTTCACATCCCTCTTAAACTAGATCATCAATCTACAACTGGAATTAAGCATGGAACGGATATTGCAGAACTATTGCATCATACCAGTCTGATCATATGGGACGAGGCTCATATGCAACATCGTTACTCTTTTGAATGTGTTGACCGGAGTTTGCGTGATATAATGTCATCGGTAGACCCTGGTAGATCAAACGAACCATTTGGCGGTATTACAGTAGTATTTGGTGGAGATTTTAGACAGATCCTTCCGGTTATACTGAAAGCTACAAGAGCTGAAGTTGTTGGAGCTACGCTGAATGCATCTACATTATGGGATCATTGCCAGGTTTTTTTGCTGAAACAAAACATGCGTCTATATTGTGGAAATACGGCTGAACAGAACAAAGCGATAAAAGATTTTAGTGAATGGCAGCTACAGGTTGGCAATGGAAAGTTGGATAATTCTATTAGTGGTGATAACAGGTCTTCAGTACAATTTCCAGTTCCTGAAGAGTATGTTGTTCGTTGTGAAGATAATCCAATTCAAAGTCTTTGTGATATCGTATATCCAAATTTTAACCAGAATTTATCCTCTCATTCCTACCTAAGGTCCAGGGCCATTCTTACTCCCACAAATGTTGTTGTTGATGATGTAAATTCAGTTATTCTAGACAAAATTCCAGGTACGACACACACATACCTTAGTCAGGATTCTATTGAGGATGCCAATGTCGAAGATAATGAATTTGATGACTCATTCTCTGTCGAATATCTTAATTCACTTAATATGCCATGCCTCCCTAAACACGAATTAAAGATAAAAGTTGGAGCCGCTGTTATGCTTATGAGAAACCTAAACCAGATTCTTGGACTGTGCAATGGTACTCGAATGGTGGTTACAGGTTGTAAAAAAAACAGCATAGAGTGTCAAAGTCTAACTGGAGCACATGTTGGTAGGAAACATCTTATTCCCTGAATTGATATGGTCCCAACCGATACAAAATGGCCGTTTGAATTTAAAAGGACTCAATTTCCATTACAACTTTGCTTTGCCATGACCACCAACAAAAGTCAGGGTCAATCGCTTGATACAGTGGGTTTGTACTTACCTAAATCGGTGTTTTGCCATCGTCAGTTGTATGTTGCAATTTCGCGAGTTACTTCTCCCAAAGGCCTCTACATCCTTATTGACACTGACTCAGGAGAATCAACAAACATTACCGAGAATGTTGTTTATGAGGAAGTATTCTATAATCTTCCTATGTTAGATGATTAGAAGGCTAATTTTTGTTCGAAATGGTTGTTTTAAATCCAATTGTGGTGGATTTCAGTTAGTTCTTTTCAAATAAATATAAATCAATGTTTGTAAGATTTAACTAAATGGTGGAGATTTATAATCAGTACCTTTTAATAAACTATAATTCAATATTTTGAGGGATTTATAGGAAATGTGTATGGTATAAGCAAAATTGATCATGTGGTTCTTGCTAAACATTGCAAGCAAAAGATCATGTTGCGTTTTAAATTTGAATATGCGAACTGCAGAAGTTCTGTGATCTTTTGCATAAGTAAATACATTTGTTGCAATTTTCCATATACATAGTTTATTGGTTTTAAGGTCATAATGTAATTAATATAATTTGTGGTTGATTCAGATTATCATAATCATAATTATTTCTGTTCCAGCGAGCTTCCAGCTTTCTCAATAACAGGCTCCAAGGTATTAAGTTTCTAAATCTTAAGTTATATAGTAGGTTTGCATTATCTTCCTTTTACTTTacattaaaataaaaattttacaTTGAATATCATACTTACCATTGTCTTAGCTAGAAAAATAACTAATATGTGATGTGAGGCAAATATATAAATTCATCCAATGTGTATTGTAATCTGTGTCATAAACGGAAAGATGTGCATATTAGTTTAATCCAAGGACCTAtgcaaataaaataattatgataaaaaaaatagGTCAGAAGAAATTGATTAAACCCCTGGTACAAATAAGCAAGAACTTTTTGAATAGCGGGTGACCTGGAACCTAGCTGTTCTATGGATGATGAATATAGCAGTCTTGAATTGGCATTGCCTTGATATACAAATGACATGGTGATGAATTTTCAGATTATTAGCTTTATTTATTTGTCATCATATCACTTCTGATGAGATATATTATGAGCTATATCAAAAGTTATAATCTTATGTTCATTGTCACCAAACTTATAATTCAAGTTTAAGCAAATACTAATTGTTATAATTCTCTATGATCTAATATTTGTCCAAGTGCACATACATTTTATGGTAATCTGTAACTGTATCCTTTTATACTTCATCTGAaatcatatattttttttttattatagaAGGCCTGTTCATATTCACATTCAAATAGATTATAGCATTTTAGTTGATCTCAGATTCAAGTGTAAAGAAGGATAATCAACATCACATTTGTAACCAAAACCTTGACATCTTGGTGCGCATCAGTGAACATGTGATATTTTATACAGTTTTCGCAAATAAATTACATATATCGTTGACTCAGTAGACATAATTGTTTATtgtttattctttttttttctgcacatttatatattttcaaatattcaaATTCAAATAGTACAGTTATTTTGATAAATAATTATACAGTTGAGAAATAATATTAATTTGTATTTTCAAGATAAAAGAAAGTGATGATTTTATAATAGattgtttttttttgtttcttcTTATAGCTCGGTGATTCTCTCTACTGAAGTACATTTTAAAGAAGGACAACCAGACACCATATCATAAATATATTATGATGCTTAGCACCGGAAACTTTGTATGGCTTGAAGGACATCAATGTCCGGCTGTAGCCAGTATAGACCAGGTATTCTTCACATTTCTAGCAATAAATTTATATTACTATTGAGATTTAAGTTTACTGTTAATTATTATTGATATGTTGGCTGATAGTTTTAGAAATAACTTTGTATTTCCTTTATATTACTCCTTATAATTCATAAAAGAATAACTATACAAACTACTAGCTTCAACATGCTTGATAAAATATACACcaattaatttaaatatacaTCTAGGCTGGGAACATTTGGTGGTTTAAAGACATGCCTAATATGCGTATATAAAGACATGCTTACTGTGAGAATATATTCACCAATTAATTGCTAAAAATGGACATTTTACTTCTGCGAATCAAACTAACTATCAAGCCACCAAATAACAGAGGTAATTGTCCAAATATTAATACCATACTAAACAGAAAGTTGGAAATGTGAATGCAATATGAATGCCCTTTTAGGAGTTCCAACAATATTGTTAATCAATACTTTTCCTAACAAAATACTGCAACAAAGCTCTCATCTGAATTAATATACCATCTTTCCAACTAACTATCGAATACGGTATTTATCTCAGTTTTGTTCATTTGTTGGTGTTCATTATATGATATTCAACTTGGAATATAAAGCGTGTTCATTACATGAACTTCAGATTTAGGACTAATCTCAGTGTAAATCACTATAATGTTAATCAGCATAAAATATGAGATGCAGATTATTGCAACATCTAATTTTGTCTTTATGCTATTATGTAGATATCACATACTGATCAACTTTGTACCAGACTTTAAATCAGATTTCCATGCATAATCCTTAGTAGATAAAATTGATAAAATTGATATAAAACCCTTCTTCCAACTTccaaaataattttggtaataaTTACTTATGTCACAATAATTAATAACAAAAAGTAAATCCAAAAAACATTAATAGCAAATGTCTAAATTAACAAGTTTGTCCGATTTCAAACCACATAGCGTTGATGGCATAGCTTAAGTTCCACTGCACCACTTAACAAAAAAAGTGATGTTATCATGCTTCTTGATCAAAGTGAAGTCCAGAGTCTGAGATTTGCGTAATTTGTTATCTTTGACAAACTTATTCCATCCAGCTGAAAAGCGACCTTTTCCTTCTGCAACAACGATAGTAACTTTCCAAGTCCCATTTTTAGTTATTAATATAACTCTTTCACCTCCTTGCCAAGCACGTCCCTGAGGTCCAACATCTTTTGGAATATGCTGCAAtcatattaaattaattaaaagtTTATCAATTAAATAAAGAATTACTATTTTTGACAATCTTAAGTGACTGATAATGAGAGAATACCACTCCATGTGATTTTTTATCCAAGTTATAAGGCTTTAATTTTGTAAAGAAATCTACAACCACAAGAGTGCCATCTCCTACCGCTGCCTCATTTTCACAACCAACTCGATTTTCTGAAATTTAAATACATTCATATATTAACTATATATGTAAACTAAGAATATAATGATTCTAAGATCAatgaaataataattttattaccCTCAATCTCATAATCTGTATCAGTTAAATATATAGATTCCTTAACAGTGATTTCATTTGTTTGTTCTCCTGTAGCATTTTCTGATTCTGCAATTGAAAATATTTTAGCAGCCATTTATTTCCAGCCATAAATTTGAAATTATGTATCAACTTAAAAAAGAAATAAATTTTAATAGTGCGTCATACCTGATTCCATAGAAAACGCATACCAGATCCATTTCTCAGATGTTATCGCTGTATTTCCACTCATACGACTAATGTAATCAATCTCCTTTCCATCTATTTCGTATATTTGAGCGTGAAGAATGTTTCCCTGATCAACTGTTAATATAATTGTTTCATGTTCAACTACTCTGAAGCATTCCAACATAGCACTGAGATCACTCACATAACCTTCGTTGTAATCATAGAATATACCCCACTCTTTCCCGATAACCTCAATTTTGTTCACTAGAAGTAACTTCTCACCATAAGCATCTTTAATCCCTTTTGGAACAACCTTTCAATTATAggaatttttattttaatataatattcattattttttAATAACTTACATATAAGCCATTGTAGAcgattgaaatttttaaaatatacCAGACATCCttcttcaagtaaagttaaagATACAATCTTTAAAAAAGATCGTTTAAACTCCACTTTCTCACCTGCAAGGTTCATAGTAACTTATATGTAGTTAGTGAAATTAAATTTTAATCTTAAAAATAACTCTTAACTTTACATAATTAATCTATTTATAATCTTCCACATTATCAAATTCCACGTTTAAAAACTTAAAACTATTTTGAAAtaactataaatatatataaaccGAAAAATACTATATTGTAAAgttatattatgaatatatatatatatattgatatccaTTTACTTAAATGCAACAGTAGATATTGAAAACAAGCTATCAGATTTATACCCATATAAATCCCTTTTAATAATTGGTACATAATATTAACATCTATAATTTAAAACACTATATATATACAATTTAAAGCAATTgaatatattaaattatatttatgcaaatgtttaaatACAATTACCAGAGCAGATTGAATCGACTTCCTCCCTTCCCTTAAAGATAACTGCGAAGAGAGTACCCTCTTCCAATTTATGACAGTCAAACAGTACTAACGTATCTCCAATCTCCACATTTGTTGCTTGAACAAATGCAAGCCATCCATTACCAAACAAGCATCTATCTCCCTCCCATATTAGTTCCATTTTCCATTTTGTACGAGCAATCACTAGCGTAACAGAGCTCAAGTTACTCCATTTATGGTAAATTCTTTCCAAGTCTGATCTTGACCGCTGAAAGTATATATAATATAATGTAAGTTTGTTAATGACTATAAAATTATATTAAGAAGTAACATAAGAAAGATAATAAATAGTATAGAAGTTAATTTATATTCTCCAACATATTGTATACCATTTTATATAATGCTGGATGTATGTCAAATCCATAAAATTTCATTGCGTAATAGTCACTAAAATTCCTGTATGCGTTGAATCCCCATAAGCTGACACTCTTTTGAAATTCCATAGTTGAACTATCTAAAATAAATTCATTTACATTCCATTCAGTGGTTTCTTCGGTCTTCAAGTAATCATTCGCATTTTGTTTTGGATGGTCAGACTCAATTGCTGTTGATTGGAAAATTTTGGCATTGAACATGTCGTCACCATAATAATCAAACTGTACCGATCCATACAAAGTAATTCGATAGTACTTCATGAAACTACTCAAACCATCTAATCTCATATTAGAAGCGTTATAGGTACATTTCCACAAAGTGTGCCCACATCGAACAATTACTGGTTTAGACAACTGCTGGCCACATTCCGAAACAACAGAATTTGGTATTCGCTGCGTTAAACAGATTAATGTATAAATATAAGAATTTACATGAATTAACCAGTACATACTTTAGATACAAATAAAGTAAAACGAATTCTTACAAAGGATCCAAACATCTTCGAGTTATTGTTGACCGATATAAAACTTGAAATCTTCCTTATGCGGCCATGTTGACATCTTCCCATTTCCTTTTCAAGATTTTCCCCACCTTTTATGGAATAGTACAATGGTATACACAAATTAGAAAATAATCTGCTTATatgaataatataaataaattactTCATATTTGCTTCAATAATGAAGTTGTAGAATGCCTTGGGACGATTAAGACTACTAGAAGTTACATGTATTCCAAGATCACAGAATATTGGGTATTCTGATTCAATGAATATAACACAAGTGTTGCATAAAACCTCTTTATCACTTAGTACCTATCAGGATGCACCATGTCATAATATCTTAATCTTAATTTATATAACACACAAGCATGATGATTTGATATCATGATTGTTAAATATTAACTTTCAGATAATAAAAccattaataattaataattaaataattaaataatttaaataataaatcaAATACGTGCAAAGAAAGTATAAAAAGATAACAACACAAGTAACTACTAACCTCCATTGTATACTGTACCTTTGTCCTGAGAAAAGTTTAATGTTTGAAGTCGATGTCTTAGTTAAGCTCATAGATGTAATAAATACAAGCTCTAAAAATCTGTTATAGTTGGTCATAATAAAAATAGGAAAttacctattttaaaatatttatagaaTCATTACCACGTTCACATAAGACAGGTTGATAACAATATCATACTATAATTTTGGGAGATCATACTATCATTTTGCTCTTAACATTAAGAATTAAGCCAATTAGTTTCAAAAAATTTATTAGAGATCATTGTGGTTGTTAAAATAAAAAAGAGAATCATTAGCCCTTTTAATACTAATCGTTACTTCTTAAATTAGTTTAAATTGAACTTAATTAGGATCGAGAATTCAGCcaattagttttaaaatatattgTTGAAGATTATGATTGTTATAAATTATACACAAAATCCTTAGCATGTTCACATACTTATTATAagtatttaaatttaaattagtttaaatttaaattatacCATAATTTTGGGAGATCATACTATCATTTTGCTATTAACATTAAAAATTTATATAAGTTATTAGTAACTTTAATTAGTAACTTTAATTAAGCCAATTAgtttccaaaaatttattggagaTCATTGTGGTTGTTAAAATTAAAAAGAGAATCCTTAGCCTTTTTAATACTAATTGTTACTTCTTAAATTAGTTTAAATTGCACTTAATTCGGATCAAGAATTAAGCcaattagttttaaaatatattgTTGAAGATCATGATTGTTATAAATTATACACAAAATCCTTAGCATGTTCACATACCTATTGTAagtatttaaatttaaattaaattagttTAAATTATACTATAATTTAAGGAGATCATACTATcattttgttcttaacattaaaAATTTATATAAGTTATTAGTAACTTTAATTAAGCCAAttagtttcaaaaaaaaatttagaGATCATTGTGGTTGTTAAAATAAAAAAGATAATCCTTAGCCTTTTTAATATTAATTGTTACTTCTTAAATTAGTTTAAATTGCACTTAATTAGGATCGAGAATTAAGccaattagttttaaattatattGTTGAAGATTATGATTGTTATAAATTATACACAAAATCCTTAGCTTGTTCACATACTTATTGTAagtatttatatttaaatttaaattagtttaaataaaaattaattagtGACTTCAATTTAGCATATTAGGAAGGAAGATATATTTTTCATTATAGTATGATCATTATGATTATGATGGTGTAAATTATACACAAATTTCTTAACATGATAATGTGCACACTACAACTTTATAACATTATCCTACTATAATTACTAACTTGATTTAAGCCAATTAGTTTCAAAATGTATTTGTAGATATCATTATCATTGCTAAATTTAAAAACAGAATCATAAGAATGTTCATACTATGAAAATTGATAACAAGATCATCCTATAATTTTGCTGTTAAGATTATTATATTTCAGTTGAGATTTAGAATTTCAGTTGAGATTTAGAATATGAGAGCAAGTATGAGATTTAAAATATGATGATTGCAAATTGATAGCAAGATCATCCTACAATTTTGCTATTAATAAGAAGAAATTTTATAAGAGCCTTGGAA
This sequence is a window from Apium graveolens cultivar Ventura chromosome 9, ASM990537v1, whole genome shotgun sequence. Protein-coding genes within it:
- the LOC141686263 gene encoding uncharacterized protein LOC141686263, with the translated sequence MQLQYPVLFPWGDDGFHTKISLKKIKARNKVVTENESDEHERKNREYVSMKEYYNYKLMIRPLEGLTPHLGGRLWQQYVVDAFTAVEQYRLDWISRNQTTIRSDLYSSVRDALRKGDNDPDYVGKCIILPASFTGSPRYMSQYFKDSLALCRVIGHPTLFLTMTCNSKWPEIKEMMKHLPGVDVCDAPDIVTRVFKLKLEQLIEMIKKKNYFGRCIGKTGLPHCHMLIWLHPDDRPKNTDQIDALVSTEIPDKNKDPVGYAAVKNYMIHGPCGQDYTYSPCMVKGKCMRHFPKRYNVNTCFDDCGFPGYRRRSTAARINVKGTDLDNQYVVPFNRDLLVMFQCHINLEICNNSRSLKYLFKYCLKGHDHATMMLKKSKATASAGTRTLRKSLDEVQHYLSGRYVCASEASWRIFGFDIHSRWPSVDRLPVHLPDQKYVSFKTGESLHKVCDRATTKHTKLEVWFIANKEIPRAREFTYSEFPSQFTWLPRECKWKERQRGDVVGRLSEVHAIAGDLLYLRMLLMRRKGCLTFEDIRTVNGHVYDSFKETCAALGLLQDDRQWHEAMVENSESSFPNQLREMFVNILAYCSVTDPLALWNEHWRCMSGDIEHNRRRVMQDNNIRLSEFDIKNYALAEIEKLLNDVGKTLKDYPTMPFPPDLFRCTDQNQLIIEETSYNKAEMKEQHDINYDKLNVEQKQVYHSILDSIETEKGGLFFVYGSGGCGKTFHWQTICCHLRSENKIVLSVASFGISATLLPGGRTAHSRFHIPLKLDHQSTTGIKHGTDIAELLHHTSLIIWDEAHMQHRYSFECVDRSLRDIMSSVDPGRSNEPFGGITVVFGGDFRQILPVILKATRAEVVGATLNASTLWDHCQVFLLKQNMRLYCGNTAEQNKAIKDFSEWQLQVGNGKLDNSISGDNRSSVQFPVPEEYVVRCEDNPIQSLCDIVYPNFNQNLSSHSYLRSRAILTPTNVVVDDVNSVILDKIPGTTHTYLSQDSIEDANVEDNEFDDSFSVEYLNSLNMPCLPKHELKIKVGAAVMLMRNLNQILGLCNGTRMVVTGCKKNSIECQSLTGAHVGRKHLIP